The DNA segment TTGTTACGGAAATTTGTTTTGGTTCCTATTGCAGGGAACGTTGTGATATTTAGTCTGTAGCGTGATGATTTTGAGTTATAGTAAGAAATCGCTTTATACATCTACAATGTGTCACTTCCTGTTGTCGATAGTTTACAACATTAATGCGCAAAggcattttttttgtcaaactcTTCTCTTGGTATCAATGAAGGAAAATGATTAATTATGCTTCTGTGTCAATATTAACTCAATTAATAACATCTTGCAAAGCAGGTCCAGACCCGTCATTGTTCTGTTTACGTTAAACAAACATACTCTATCAGTGGATTTATATTCACAACGGAGAGTTGTTTCGAAAATTGCATTTGGATTAAGGTCTCCGATTATTTCTGGTCTTAACAATCCTGCAAATCTGTtataaaaaagttatcaaaggtaccaggattataatttatacgctagacgcgcgttttttcttcataagtctcatcaatgacgctcatatcaaaagagttaaaaagccaaacaagtacaaagttgaagagcattgaggacccaaaattccaaataagTGTGCCAAGTAcgtaataaatatatttattaatagtaCGGGAgcacatgtatttgttttggtaaaacacgtgtgtttgtttattgtccAATCAACACGTGTTTTTAGAATACCTGTAATGTTTACAATATATTCCATTGGACAATGTTTTGTCGCATTGCGACTTAAAAACAGGTATTCTAGGTATCGTATGATTTTGGCCCGTGTCTCTCGTGCTTGTTgtttgatataaattaaatgGAATTTATAATGTCATTATTCGAAGTTCTGCTTTACGCTGGATAGCATACGCCGTACTACTGCATTGCCTGTATTAACACTATGACAGACCACCGTTCCGAAGACGAAGACGAATTGTTACTACACGAGTCCTCAACTCCTTCCGTTCTTAACAGAGAAGCTGCACCTTCTAGTTTGCCAATACAAGTACCGTCGACAGCAAACCAACAAAGAGCACAACAGCCGCAGATAAGTGACGGCACATTTCAACTGTTTACGTCGTACTTTGATTCCAAAATTTCAGCACTGAAGAACGAGTTAGTGACGGGCAACGACTCCCTAGCCACCAAGTTGAAGAAGGAAGCTTCGGTGAAACTAAAGAGTGAAGGTAACCAAATCCAGTTTACTTTCAATTCTGAAGTCCTTTCTGACCTACACAAGCTGCAAAAACGTCTTTCGCAGGAAGATTTCGTTTCTATCAATTTAATTTCCGGACTTATCTTAAAGTTAAACAAACGTAATAAGCTCATCAGAATAGCCGATAAATCTCCCGCTGGTTGGACCACAGTTCGTGAGTACGAGAGTGACGAAATAGCATCAGATTCCGATGATGAGAAAAGACAACGTCAAGCTGAAAGCAGAGCACTCAAAGCCATCAAGGAGAAGAAGAGTCGTACAAAACCTTACACTAAGCCTTTAGCTACTGTTTCCAGACCTCCTACTAATTCTACAGATATGTCTCATCAACAGTATACAACCAGCCCTTTCGGAGGAACAGTCGCCGTGAGGCGACTTCCTATGACATGTGCTATGAATGCCACCAGTTTGGTCACTGGAGGACAAACTGTCCCAATAGAAGCAACAAGCAATTTACAAGAAACAACCCAGCCACATAAGATAAAAGATAAGTATCTTAATTTAGTAGATGAGTATTTGTTGCATGGCACATGAATATACTTTTAGAACACGTTAAgtattttgataaagttgatttttcaaaattggcCAAAGGCGTCAAAAGTAGTTTATCAAAAAATGTAGCATTTTTGGAGCACATTGGAGCAAGCAAATTTATTATTGATACTATAAAATCAGGGTATATGATTCCTTTTGTGAGTTTACCACCCCCTATGAAATTCCGCAATAATAAATCTGCAGTTGATAATACTGATTTTGTAAACGAAGCTGTTCTCGAACTTTCGAATAACGGATGCGTACACGAAGTACCATTACAGCCTTTTGTAGTAAGTCCATTGAGTGTTGCCATTCAAAAGTCAGGGAAAAAGAGATTGATATTGGATCTATCTGAATTAAATGTATacatcttgaaaaataaaataaaattcgaaGATTGGAAAGTCGCTCAGcaattttttaagaaagatatatacctgataaaatttgatttaagatCTGGATATTTTCATTTGGATATCTGCAAAGAGCAACAAACATATTTAGGTTTCTCTTGGAACggaaagttttattgtttttcagttTTAGCTTTTGGTTTAAGTTCAGCGCcttacatttttacaaaattttacgaCCTATGGTTAAATACTGGCGTGAAAATGGTGTAGAAATAGTGCTTTATCTAGATGATGGTTTAGGTATGTCAGAAGGTTATTCAGAATGTCAAAATATATCTGAATTCATAAAGTCCTCATTAGAATTAGCTgggtttttgataaatgaacaaaaatctaTCTTTGATCCAGTTCAACGCTTGGAATGGCTCGAATTAATTTGGGATTCGGTAAACTTTAGTTTAGCAGTGTCCGAACGTAGATTAAATGATGCAAAAGAATCGCTTGacgatattttgaaaaaaattcccATTATAAGTGCTCGTCAGTTAGCACAGTTCACAGGCAGAATTATTTCTATGTCCCCAGTTATCGGAAATGTCACGAGCCTGATGAAGAGGCATTTATATTTTGCAATTGAGAACAGAAAGTCATGGGATAGTATTTTAGATATTGCTTATACTGAGTGTGTATTAGCAGAGTTGAGATTTTGGTCAGACAGTTTGACAAATCTTAATCAGAAGAAATTTGTAAATGACACCTTACCGAACATAGTGGTGTATTCAGATGCTAGTAATGTAGCCGCAGGTGCTTTTACTGTAGAAGTGAATGAAAAAGTTTTTCATTCCACATGGAGCGAATATGAGAAAACCATGAGTTCAACTTGGCGAGAACTAAGGGCTATTCAATTAGCTTTGTATTCATttaaatctgttttaaaaaatagtacTGTTAAATGGCACACAGATAATCAAAACTGTGTAAAAATAATCAATAGAGGTAGCACAAAAATGCATTTACAGTGTTTCGcatatgacatttttaaattttgttcgaATGAACGAGTCACTGTACAACCAATATGGGTACCTAGATCAGAAAATAGTAGAGCTgattttttgtctaaaatgaTCGATATAGATGACTGGCAAACATCGCCAGAGTTTTTCGAATTCATGGATAATCTATGGGGTCCTTATACCGTTGATAGATTTGCAAATTTTGCTAATACAAAATTGAAgcgatttaattcaaaattttggaatCCCGGGAGTGAAGCTATTGATGCTTTTACACAAAtttggaaaaatgaaaataattggaTAGTACCTCCAAttgatttagtttttaaaagtataaaccATTTAATACTCTGTAAAGTAGAAGGTACCCTGATAGTACCAAAATGGCCGTCCTCATCGTTTTGGActttattatttagaaaaaacatGGAATTTCGTCATTATGTATTGGAAGTCATTGAATTTTCAAGTGAGCAATGCATATTCCTTCAAGGGAACAACAAGAATTCCATTTTTGGCTCAAAGAAATTTAATTCTGATGTTTTAGCAGTTAGGCTAAGGACAATATGTAAataactgtttttgtttttctgtgaTATACACATGAAACACGTTGACAAGGCTATAGAAAGATAGCGAGGTCTTTTTAAGAAAGCTGACAAGGCTATAGTACAGAGCAAGGTCAGAAATGATTATTTATGAAATGCATTTGCCATGTATAGacttttttatttactatttgtttgaatttttacatttttcagatattttcagCGTTGGTAGGTGGTCATCGGACACTCTTACACAACACCAGCACTAACAAAATTTAGCAAAGTGTCTTCCTGAGTTTTGTCTACAATCCAGAGCTGAAAATACGCGAAAGAAGTACAGGTACGCCTTTAATAATTTCTGTAGATGGTGTAATTCGTTTAATATTAACTCTTTACCAGCATCAGACTACGATGTTTCGTTATACCTgattcatttatgtaaaaaacataaatctGCATCTATTGTTGAAGGAGCTTTCTATGCAATTAGTTGGTCACATAAACTAGCCGGTTTTGCCGATCCTTGTAATTCTTTTTTATGCACCTCTATTAAAGAGGGAGTTCATAGGTCAATCGGGCACTACATTGTTAAACAGAAGGAGCCTATTACACCTGAAATTCTGTACCAGATTGTACAAAAATACGGTAACAAATTCAGCACTTTAAATCATAGAAGAATCGCTTGTATGTGTCTTACAAGTTATGCAGGATTTTTAAGATTTTCCGAACTTGTTAATTTGAAAAGATCAGATATACAGTTTTATTCTACTTATGTGTCTTTATTTATCGAAAAAAGTAAGACTGATCAACACAGAGAATGTAGTAGAGTACTGATTGCGAAGACTAGTTCTATAACATGTCCGGTATCTATGTTACACACATATTTATTACAAGCTAACATAGCAATCGATTCTaatgaattcatttttagaGCAGTATCTTTTCGTAAGAAAACCAACACTTATGCTTTAAGGGGAAATGCTCCTCTATCTTATACAAGGGCGAGAGAGTTGTTGTTAGACGCTCTTGGGTCATTAGGTctagaaaaatctaattttggTCTACACAGTTTGAGAGCAGGTGGTGCGACGGCTGCAGCATCTGCTGGTATAAATGACAGGTTATTCAAGAAACATGGAAGATGGGCTTCTAAACTGCAAAAGATTGGTATGTTCAGGAAAACATTattaaacagtttctaaaaaccTTGGCAtatgaccccccttttttctttctttgtcaCTTTCGAAAGTATGCTACCCTCACAAGGCGAGCTCATTTCTGATACATGTGTTGagtttttattgtataaataatttatgttcgtTTAAGTCTGGCGAATtagaacataaatatatttattaatagtaCGGGAgcacatgtatttgttttggtaaaacacgtgtgtttgtttattgtttacatCAACACGTGTTTTTAGAATACCTGTAATGTTTACAATATATTCCATTGGACAATATTTTGTCGCATTGCGACTTAAAACAGGTATTCTAGGTATCGTATGATTTTGGCCCGTGTCTCTCGTGCTTGTTgtttgatataaattaaatgGAATTTATAATGTCATTATTCGAAGTTCTGCCTTACGCTGGATAGCATACGCCGTACTACTGCATTGCCTGTATTACCTCCCCCCCCCTACAACTATCAACAAgactatatattatttttcatgttgAAAGTAGTAATTTAGTTTCTATGATTTATTTAACTTGTATTTCTTGTTTTGTAGATTGGTGTATAGgtgtatatattttgcatttattatGGATGGCTGACTGTGACTGAGCCAGTATGACTGTTTTGTAGTGTCTCAATAATGAGAATAAGCAGTAGTGTGCTTGAATGGCTTTTGAAGCGAGCtgtttgatttgataaatttattatacattCGTTAATAAAATTAGTATGCTACCCTCACAAGGAGAGCTCATTTCTGATACATGTGTTGagattttattgtataaataatttatgttcgtTTAAGTCTGGCGAATTAGAACATAACGTTGCATCTTTTGATATATGTGCTCCtcagtttttattattgatgCTTACTCTTTATGCACttcattttaaatcttattataGGAAACGGCAAATTAATAAGAGATATTATAAGGAATTTCCCTATTAAATAGCAACTTAATTAGTGCTACTCTCGTGGTATATTTTACTCTCAAAGCTCGTAGACTCGGTCAAATCGATCTACTTATAAACAAGTTACAGCAAACCAAAGTTCTATCTGCCTTATTGGGTATACAGAAAGGAGCATTAAACAAGTTATAAGATAAACGgcatttaaaatcaatataattgCCTTATACATTTAACTGAAACCAATAACTGAAAGTGATTGGTCACAAATGATATCCAAGATGAAAGTTTCAATAAACAGGATGTTGTGAAAACTGGGCTAACAAATACAACTGTCCTCCCTTCGAAGTAGATAAACGCAATAAGTTTTGATAGAACTCATAGATAATTCATTGTTTTCATATGTAATTTATGTaatcatttacatataaaataattaaaaataaacgaTATAATCATGTTACAGCAGACAAGGTTGTTTTCTTTTGGTCGTTTGATCAGTTCATTTAGTTCTATGcgcatttttttcaatcaatagAAACACATTCAAACGTATTAGATAATTTCAATTTCCATGTAAACGATTAGTTCAATGTTGCATTAATTAGTCTttataatcaaaatatcaaGGAATAGGTCCTACGTGCCTTTTTTAGATATGTCATATAAGCTACACAAGTTCTTGTGATATTTTCCGAAGTCCATTTCTTTTAGCATAATATAGAGCTGTTCTTCCAAAATTGTCTTTTTGGTGCACATACGCTCCTTCTTTTAAGAGAAATCGCACAAAACACaacttttcttcattttcattgGTACTTGTTCGACATAACGTTATTAACAAAGATTCGTCATTagaatttttacaatttatgtcAAATCTGCCATTTATTAAAATTCTGGCCAACATGATATATCCTTCTGCAATAGCATTAAACACTTCTTTTTGAGTTCTGCTCTCTTTCCTCTTTCTAGCCTCGTGTCGCCATTTAGAATTCTTAAgtttttcttgcagatatttgAACAGAGACATTATCTTTGGTagcaaaatattatattaacaaaCCTATTGGCCATTCGTCccttttatatcaaaaatgtgATAGATAGCATGCTGTTTATTAGCACATCCTACAAATATGTTCAtaacattcatttatataaatataattatgtttttgtttacttcTTTTGTGATATCGTTTATTTTTAAGGGAATACCAACCTTGTTCACACGTTATGATGTTTGTTCATcaggattttttatttatgttttgattttctgTACTTTATTGATAAAACGCTGTGTTATTATGCATGTACATTTAAAGTTACAATATTTATCACTGCTTTTGCAGGACTTTTAATTTTATGCATCCGAAGCGCTGTTTTTGGAAGTCCCTTCATCAGGAACGATTAAAGCCTCATATTTAAAAGTCAAGGGTGTATGCGAATGACCagaggattaaaaaaaaagcttattGCAAaagatgcacatttcgacaaaAAGTCTCTGTTGTAATGCTttatgccaaaatatttgaaaacccaAAATAgcttataaattgaaaatgttagaaaatcaaggcgttgtatatttaaaatatttttttttcaaaatttgaaaaaaaaatgagttcttaataactgtggattcattattatttattgggGACACATTTTCCTGGAATTCAGGGCAACAGataaaccacaaaatcaaatgtgcAATGTATTACACATTTAATTTACGGTTGTGTGCAGACTTTCGCAAATCCACGAAATcaaacattcatgaaataaaatatctgcGAGAATTAGTACCCtcaaacataaacaaatctCAAGTATCCATTCAAATTTGGAGATACATACTTTATTTGCAGATTAATGAATGATAACACACTGAAGTTGaatgtgaaaaatataataattcaaattatcTTTTTCCTATACTATAACTTAGTTTACTGTTTTGGCAATTTAAGTTAGTGTATTAAGCGAAATCAAGGGAAGAGATGCGACCAACTAAGTCGAGTCTTTTAACCTTATGCAGTTTCATTAATATGTTTAAAGCCGATCTGTCTAACAGTGAATGTTCTGCAGGAAGCCTAtcttaaacaaacaaaaaagaactgAATCGTCATGAAGAGAAGCAcaataaacgtatttacacttttggtatttagctgtatcTTGCCTCCAAATGACCTTACATCACCTCCAAataaccttttgacgtcaagcaacaatcactttttagttgtgacgtcatatgttttgaattatgaagtcaaagtttacgggaacctgtgtgatgttatgtaatggcggacaaatttgcatacaagtgtaaatacgtctattgGTTTCAACTCAAAACGTACAAAGCAATGAACAGAAACGTTTTAACAAATATCCTAAATAAGGTACAGTAGTTTATTGATGTTTATTAACATTTCAAGATTAAAGATTCGTAATAGAccaaaaatgtttcttttaaagaaCGACATGTTTGTTAAGGGCAGAGAGTTAAACCAAAATCCAAACAAGCACATATCAACGACTATTTAAGAGTTTGAAACAAGATTTTcgtttatgttttgaaatattgtaCTTTCGGTTTAGACAGACCTATTTTAAACTCATCTTTGTGTGCGTCTATCGTCTCTGATTCCAAtgaaatttccatttttaacatttactaATGAAGTAATAACCTAGCCACGACAATGTATATTCAGCCTATTTATGTATCATGTAATAATACTCTGATTGATTCAGTTATGAAACATTTTATGGAGTGGTTTCTGCGATCTTTAAACAATCTAGAGTAACACATTTTTTGTGTTAGGTTAATAGctaataaagatataaacaagacgtataatattatttaatttagcgAGACTCATCCAAATTACCAAATAACCATCCAAAAttaccaaataaaaatataaaaaaacttctACTAAGttctcaatttgaattgaatCCTTTCGTATTCAATTGGCAAATTGAATGTTTTCAATAATGATAgttgcatttgttttttatttgttaatgtaaataaaaataccgTCACTCAGGAgtcatttaccaaaataacTTTTTCACATTCGGTTGCATTTTTCTTGACGATCCTGCATCATGCACCCTTGATTTCGTCTTAAAGCAGGAATAACTATAAACAGATGCAGTGTGCACCATACGATTTAAATTATCTAACACACATGTACgctatatttatatagttatataaCTAGCAatcttttaaactatatactgTT comes from the Mytilus trossulus isolate FHL-02 chromosome 3, PNRI_Mtr1.1.1.hap1, whole genome shotgun sequence genome and includes:
- the LOC134710853 gene encoding ankyrin repeat domain-containing protein 34A-like; translation: MSLFKYLQEKLKNSKWRHEARKRKESRTQKEVFNAIAEGYIMLARILINGRFDINCKNSNDESLLITLCRTSTNENEEKLCFVRFLLKEGAYVHQKDNFGRTALYYAKRNGLRKISQELV